The proteins below come from a single Jaculus jaculus isolate mJacJac1 chromosome 12, mJacJac1.mat.Y.cur, whole genome shotgun sequence genomic window:
- the LOC101607881 gene encoding cytochrome b5 domain-containing protein 1 isoform X12 has translation MPRRGLVAGPDFEYFQRRYFTPAEVAEHNHSEDLWVSYLGHVYDLTPLAREFKGSLLLKPILEVAGQDISHWFDPKTGDIRKHVDSLTGCLRYRTPRGRCVHIPPPLPRSDWANDFGTPWWKGSNYEVGRLSAKTRNIRIINTLTSQEHTLEVGALESMWEILYRYLPYNAHAASYTWKHDGKNLNMDYTLEENGIRDEEEEFDCLGMFGNCLEN, from the exons ATGCCGCGCCGGGGCCTCGTGGCCGGGCCGGATTTTGAGTATTTCCAGCGTCGGTATTTCACGCCCGCGGAGGTGGCGGAACATAACCACTCGGAAGACCTGTGGGTGTCTTACCTGGGACACGTGTATGACTTAACGCCGCTGGCACGGGAGTTCAAGG GGAGCCTCCTGCTGAAACCTATCCTGGAAGTGGCGGGCCAGGACATTAGCCACTGGTTCGATCCAAAGACCGGAGAT ATACGAAAGCATGTAGATTCGCTGACTGGTTGCCTAAGATACCGCACCCCGCGGGGCCGCTGCGTGCACATTCCGCCTCCGCTGCCCCGCTCCGACTGGGCCAATGATTTCGGGACGCCCTGGTGGAAGGGGTCGAATTACGAGGTGGGGCGGCTCTCGGCCAAGACCCGGAACATCCGGATCATTAACACTCTCACGTCGCAGGAGCACACACTGGAG GTGGGCGCTCTGGAGTCAATGTGGGAAATCCTGTACCGCTATCTTCCCTATAATGCACATGCTGCCAGCTACACATGGAAACATGATGGGAAAAACCTGAACATGGATTATACTCTGGAAGAAAATGGGATTCGGGATGAAGAGGAAGAATTTGACTGTCTTGGAATGTTTG GTAACTGCTTGGAGAATTAG
- the LOC101607881 gene encoding cytochrome b5 domain-containing protein 1 isoform X11, which translates to MPRRGLVAGPDFEYFQRRYFTPAEVAEHNHSEDLWVSYLGHVYDLTPLAREFKGSLLLKPILEVAGQDISHWFDPKTGDIRKHVDSLTGCLRYRTPRGRCVHIPPPLPRSDWANDFGTPWWKGSNYEVGRLSAKTRNIRIINTLTSQEHTLEVGALESMWEILYRYLPYNAHAASYTWKHDGKNLNMDYTLEENGIRDEEEEFDCLGMFVPQFLPLYRVGDHGGREMH; encoded by the exons ATGCCGCGCCGGGGCCTCGTGGCCGGGCCGGATTTTGAGTATTTCCAGCGTCGGTATTTCACGCCCGCGGAGGTGGCGGAACATAACCACTCGGAAGACCTGTGGGTGTCTTACCTGGGACACGTGTATGACTTAACGCCGCTGGCACGGGAGTTCAAGG GGAGCCTCCTGCTGAAACCTATCCTGGAAGTGGCGGGCCAGGACATTAGCCACTGGTTCGATCCAAAGACCGGAGAT ATACGAAAGCATGTAGATTCGCTGACTGGTTGCCTAAGATACCGCACCCCGCGGGGCCGCTGCGTGCACATTCCGCCTCCGCTGCCCCGCTCCGACTGGGCCAATGATTTCGGGACGCCCTGGTGGAAGGGGTCGAATTACGAGGTGGGGCGGCTCTCGGCCAAGACCCGGAACATCCGGATCATTAACACTCTCACGTCGCAGGAGCACACACTGGAG GTGGGCGCTCTGGAGTCAATGTGGGAAATCCTGTACCGCTATCTTCCCTATAATGCACATGCTGCCAGCTACACATGGAAACATGATGGGAAAAACCTGAACATGGATTATACTCTGGAAGAAAATGGGATTCGGGATGAAGAGGAAGAATTTGACTGTCTTGGAATGTTTG